One genomic region from Nocardia vinacea encodes:
- a CDS encoding type I polyketide synthase yields the protein MTNPGTSNEERLSRYLRKLTGDLRAAKKHIQHLEDRAGEPIAIVGMSCRYPGGVETPAQLWDLVASGTDAVGPFPADRGWDLERLFDTDPDAPGTVYTREGGFLDAAGDFDAGFFGIGPSAALAMDPQQRLFLETAWEALEDAGIDPVTLRGSDTGVFAGVIHQDYGPRVGSPGLTAEAEGHAYLGVSNSVLSGRVAFTFGFKGPALSVDTACSSSLVALHLACHALRQGDTSLALVGGVTVMSDPALLIAFGRQHALSPDARCKAFAAAANGTGFSEGLGMLAIERLSDARRHGHRVLAVIRGSAVNQDGASNRLTAPNGPSQEKVIAQALANAGLTPADVDVVEAHGTGTTLGDPIEAQALIAAYGRDRAGEPLRIGSLKSNIGHTSAAAGVGGVIKMVQAMRHDMLPATLHVDTPTPHVDWSAGSVRLLTTAEPWPAGERVRRAGVSSFGASGTNAHVILEEAPALEAASTETADEAPDQGAKALAAGLFTWLLSAKTEDGLRAQAAKLRQFAIEHPDVAVDDIGYSLLTTRARLDWRGVVVAGDRDTLLAGLAALAEHGSACTAPGVTAAQAMSRRTAFLCTGQGAQRAGMGRELYEAFPVFAAALDEVCEQFDPLLGVSLRQVMFTGGGPDDAGLLDRTDFTQPALFAYEVALCRLLDSFGVTPDYLIGHSIGELAAAYLAGVWTLPDACRLVAARGRLMGLLPEGGAMLAVAASEHEVSEALAGQADRVSLAAVNAPQAVVVSGDEDAVAAIEQQFADRGRKTSRLRVSHAFHSHRMDPMLAEFATVARDVSYRRPQLPLVSNLSGRIAGDEVLDPAYWVRQVRSAVRFAPGIESLAAAGVRRFLEVGPDAVLATMTRQSLPEDIESQSSVIAGARRGHGEVEQFVTGLARAHAAGADVDWRVFFAARPVSRVSLPTYAFQRRRYWLETTPGIAGADSLGLRVVAHPMLDTAVPMAAGGVVLTGQLSALSQPWLADHVIGGVMLLPGTGFVELALRAGREAGCPVIEELMLQAPLVFPPSGGVRIQVVVGGPEPESAQRSLSIYSRGAHDHDGQWELHAHGLLTSRDDTAMPEPEAWPPAAATAVEIDYTKFLTRGYDLGPAFRGVRALWRRGEEVFAEIAVDADTGVHGAGFGIHPALLDATLQSGLLAGVQEIPPEQVVLPFAWQSVALYAAEASVLRVRLTATGSSVSVSMTDGHGQPVLSGEMTTRPMPVAQLAATAAGAGGAAAAVLELVWSPTESESPVADSEVGRWDRLGPESPVPPLVVVEAGSGWTDHTGADVVTTTHAEVARMLEVVQAWLGQDRFASSRLVVATRGAVALPGEDVTDFAGAAVWGLVRSAQSEDPGRIHLVDTDIRIDERLGAQAATEPQVVVRAGVAHTARLGRPTVVSPTTSGEASAFGTGTVLITGGTGGLGAVVARHVVVEHGVRSLLLVSRRGPQADGVAALSGELEQLGAQVRVVACDVTDPGAVSRLVADVSEPWPLTGVIHAAGVLDDGVIAALTASRVDAVLAPKADAAWYLHEATADLNLAAFVVFSSLSGTVGGPGQANYAAANTFVDGLVAHRRARGLAGRSLAWGPWARSSGMTGHLTDADAARTMRAGFTALSDEQALAAWDSVLETGPGHAVIAGLDTTVIRAQADAGLLPPLLRELVPPAATRPAATSMVISGLRQRLTGLDADRQRQVVLDAVRAHVTAVLGRDAVSALDADRSTFQDLGFDSLGAVELRNRVKADTGLALAATVVFDYPTPAALAEYLREQLSDGPAEKLVRSIDAVFEDLESALATGNWVEEEKARIVARLQSIATSWAARIDTAGVHRDDDVANADEAELFAILDSELEA from the coding sequence ATGACCAACCCCGGCACCAGCAACGAGGAACGGCTCAGCCGGTATTTGCGCAAGCTCACCGGAGACCTCCGCGCCGCCAAGAAGCACATCCAGCACTTGGAGGACCGTGCCGGCGAACCGATCGCGATCGTCGGCATGAGCTGTCGGTATCCGGGCGGTGTCGAAACTCCGGCGCAGCTGTGGGATCTGGTCGCTTCCGGCACCGACGCCGTCGGCCCCTTTCCGGCCGACCGGGGCTGGGACCTGGAGCGGCTGTTCGACACCGATCCGGACGCGCCCGGGACCGTATACACCCGCGAAGGCGGATTCCTGGACGCGGCGGGCGATTTCGACGCCGGCTTCTTCGGGATCGGCCCGAGTGCGGCCCTGGCGATGGATCCGCAGCAGCGGCTGTTCCTGGAAACGGCCTGGGAGGCACTGGAGGACGCCGGCATCGATCCGGTGACGCTGCGCGGCAGCGACACCGGTGTGTTCGCCGGCGTGATCCACCAGGACTACGGCCCGCGCGTGGGTTCGCCGGGCCTTACCGCCGAGGCGGAAGGCCATGCCTACCTGGGTGTTTCGAACAGTGTCCTGTCCGGCCGCGTGGCCTTCACTTTCGGCTTCAAGGGCCCGGCGCTGTCGGTGGACACCGCGTGCTCGTCGTCGCTGGTCGCCCTGCACCTGGCCTGCCACGCACTGCGACAGGGAGACACCTCGCTGGCACTGGTCGGCGGCGTCACCGTGATGTCGGATCCGGCCCTGCTGATCGCGTTCGGCCGGCAGCATGCGCTGTCCCCGGACGCGCGGTGCAAGGCCTTCGCGGCGGCGGCGAACGGGACGGGATTCTCCGAGGGTCTCGGCATGCTCGCGATCGAGCGGCTGTCCGATGCGCGCCGGCACGGCCACCGGGTGCTCGCGGTCATCCGCGGCAGCGCGGTCAACCAGGACGGCGCCAGCAACCGGCTGACCGCGCCGAACGGTCCGTCGCAGGAGAAGGTAATCGCGCAGGCGCTCGCCAATGCCGGTCTCACGCCGGCCGACGTCGATGTGGTCGAAGCGCACGGCACCGGTACCACCCTCGGCGACCCGATCGAGGCGCAGGCGCTGATCGCCGCCTACGGACGCGATCGCGCCGGAGAGCCGCTGCGGATCGGCTCGCTCAAGTCGAACATCGGCCACACCTCCGCCGCGGCCGGTGTCGGCGGCGTGATCAAGATGGTGCAGGCGATGCGGCACGACATGCTGCCCGCGACACTGCATGTCGATACGCCGACCCCGCATGTGGATTGGTCCGCGGGCTCGGTGCGGCTGCTCACCACGGCGGAACCCTGGCCCGCGGGGGAGCGAGTCCGGCGCGCCGGTGTGTCCTCCTTCGGCGCCAGTGGCACGAACGCGCACGTGATTCTGGAGGAAGCCCCTGCTCTCGAAGCGGCTTCCACCGAGACGGCGGACGAGGCACCCGATCAGGGTGCGAAAGCCTTGGCGGCGGGCCTCTTCACCTGGCTGCTCTCGGCGAAGACCGAGGACGGCCTGCGCGCGCAGGCGGCCAAGCTGCGGCAGTTCGCGATCGAGCACCCCGACGTGGCGGTCGACGATATCGGCTATTCACTCCTCACCACTCGCGCCCGCTTGGACTGGAGGGGCGTGGTGGTCGCCGGCGATCGCGACACACTGCTGGCCGGCCTGGCGGCGCTCGCGGAGCACGGCTCGGCGTGCACGGCCCCCGGCGTGACGGCAGCACAGGCGATGTCGCGCAGGACCGCCTTCCTGTGCACCGGGCAGGGCGCCCAGCGGGCCGGCATGGGACGTGAACTCTACGAAGCATTTCCGGTGTTCGCCGCTGCGCTGGACGAGGTGTGTGAACAGTTCGATCCACTGCTCGGCGTTTCGCTGCGGCAGGTGATGTTCACCGGCGGCGGGCCGGACGATGCCGGCCTGCTGGATCGAACGGATTTCACCCAGCCCGCCCTGTTCGCCTACGAGGTCGCGCTGTGCCGGCTCCTGGATTCGTTCGGTGTCACACCGGATTACCTGATCGGGCATTCGATCGGCGAGCTGGCCGCCGCGTACCTCGCCGGTGTCTGGACGCTTCCGGACGCGTGTCGGCTGGTCGCGGCGCGGGGCCGCCTGATGGGCCTGCTGCCCGAAGGGGGAGCGATGCTGGCCGTCGCGGCGAGCGAACACGAAGTCTCCGAGGCACTCGCCGGCCAGGCCGACCGGGTGTCCCTCGCTGCGGTGAACGCGCCGCAGGCCGTGGTGGTGTCCGGTGACGAGGACGCGGTGGCGGCGATCGAGCAGCAGTTCGCCGACCGCGGACGCAAGACCTCGCGGCTGCGGGTGTCGCACGCGTTCCATTCTCACCGGATGGACCCGATGCTGGCCGAGTTCGCCACTGTCGCAAGGGATGTCAGCTACCGTCGCCCGCAGCTGCCGCTGGTGTCGAACCTGTCCGGGCGGATCGCAGGCGACGAAGTGCTCGACCCGGCCTACTGGGTCCGGCAGGTGCGGTCGGCCGTGCGCTTCGCCCCCGGGATCGAGTCGCTGGCGGCCGCCGGAGTGCGCCGATTCCTCGAAGTCGGTCCGGACGCCGTTCTGGCGACCATGACCCGGCAGAGCCTGCCGGAGGACATCGAATCGCAGTCGTCGGTGATTGCCGGAGCCCGCCGCGGGCACGGCGAGGTCGAGCAGTTCGTGACCGGTCTGGCGCGGGCGCACGCGGCCGGTGCCGATGTCGACTGGCGGGTGTTCTTCGCCGCCCGTCCGGTCTCGCGAGTGTCGTTGCCCACCTACGCCTTCCAGCGTCGCCGCTACTGGCTCGAGACCACACCGGGTATCGCCGGCGCCGATTCCCTGGGGCTGCGGGTGGTGGCTCACCCCATGCTGGACACGGCCGTGCCGATGGCAGCCGGTGGTGTCGTCCTGACCGGGCAGCTGTCTGCGCTGTCGCAGCCGTGGCTGGCCGACCACGTCATCGGCGGGGTCATGTTGCTGCCCGGGACCGGGTTCGTGGAGTTGGCGTTGCGTGCCGGTCGTGAAGCCGGCTGCCCGGTAATCGAGGAGTTGATGCTGCAGGCGCCGCTGGTGTTCCCCCCGTCGGGCGGGGTGCGGATTCAGGTCGTCGTCGGCGGACCCGAGCCGGAGTCTGCGCAGCGGTCGCTATCGATCTATTCCCGCGGTGCACACGATCACGACGGCCAGTGGGAACTGCACGCACATGGCCTGCTGACCAGCCGAGACGACACGGCGATGCCCGAGCCGGAGGCCTGGCCGCCGGCTGCGGCGACCGCTGTTGAGATCGACTACACGAAGTTCCTGACGCGCGGTTACGACCTGGGACCGGCCTTCCGAGGTGTGCGGGCGCTGTGGCGCCGCGGCGAAGAGGTGTTCGCCGAGATCGCCGTCGACGCGGACACCGGCGTGCACGGCGCGGGATTCGGAATTCATCCGGCACTGCTGGATGCGACCCTGCAGTCGGGACTGCTGGCCGGCGTGCAGGAGATCCCGCCGGAGCAGGTCGTCTTGCCGTTCGCGTGGCAGTCGGTGGCACTGTATGCGGCCGAGGCATCGGTGCTGCGGGTGCGGCTGACCGCGACCGGTTCGTCGGTGTCGGTGTCGATGACCGATGGGCACGGACAACCGGTGCTGTCGGGCGAGATGACGACCCGTCCGATGCCGGTGGCGCAGCTGGCCGCGACCGCCGCGGGTGCGGGCGGTGCCGCCGCTGCGGTCCTGGAACTCGTGTGGTCGCCGACCGAATCCGAGTCCCCGGTGGCGGATTCGGAAGTGGGCCGGTGGGATCGGCTGGGTCCGGAGTCGCCGGTGCCCCCGCTGGTCGTGGTCGAGGCCGGGTCCGGCTGGACCGATCACACCGGCGCCGATGTGGTGACCACGACCCACGCCGAGGTCGCCCGGATGCTCGAGGTGGTGCAGGCGTGGCTGGGGCAGGACCGGTTCGCATCGAGCCGGCTGGTGGTCGCGACGCGTGGCGCGGTCGCCCTGCCCGGTGAGGATGTCACCGACTTCGCCGGTGCCGCGGTGTGGGGTTTGGTGCGGAGTGCGCAGTCGGAGGATCCGGGCCGAATCCACTTGGTCGACACCGACATTCGTATCGACGAGCGGCTCGGGGCGCAGGCCGCGACCGAACCACAGGTGGTGGTGCGCGCCGGTGTCGCCCACACCGCCCGACTCGGCCGGCCCACCGTGGTGTCACCTACGACCAGCGGCGAAGCGTCCGCCTTCGGCACGGGAACGGTGCTGATCACCGGTGGCACCGGTGGTTTGGGCGCGGTGGTCGCCCGGCACGTGGTCGTCGAGCACGGGGTGCGGTCGTTGCTGCTGGTCAGCCGCCGTGGCCCGCAAGCCGACGGTGTCGCAGCTCTGTCCGGCGAGTTGGAGCAACTGGGCGCGCAGGTTCGGGTGGTGGCGTGTGATGTCACCGATCCCGGCGCGGTGAGCCGCTTGGTGGCCGACGTGTCCGAGCCGTGGCCGTTGACCGGGGTGATCCATGCCGCGGGCGTCCTCGACGACGGGGTCATCGCTGCGTTGACCGCGTCCCGGGTGGATGCGGTGCTGGCGCCGAAGGCCGACGCCGCCTGGTATCTGCACGAGGCGACCGCGGATCTGAATCTGGCTGCGTTCGTGGTGTTCTCGTCGTTGTCGGGCACGGTCGGCGGCCCCGGGCAGGCCAACTACGCGGCAGCGAACACCTTCGTCGACGGTCTGGTGGCCCACCGGCGAGCACGAGGGCTGGCCGGTCGGTCACTGGCCTGGGGTCCGTGGGCACGCTCCAGCGGCATGACCGGACACCTGACCGATGCCGATGCAGCCCGGACGATGCGCGCCGGATTCACCGCGTTGTCGGACGAGCAGGCCTTGGCCGCATGGGATTCGGTGCTCGAAACGGGTCCGGGCCACGCGGTGATCGCGGGCTTGGACACCACCGTGATCCGCGCCCAGGCCGATGCCGGACTACTGCCACCCCTGCTGCGGGAACTGGTACCACCGGCGGCCACCCGTCCGGCGGCGACCTCGATGGTGATATCCGGTCTGCGGCAACGGCTTACAGGCCTGGATGCCGATCGGCAGCGGCAGGTCGTGCTCGATGCCGTCCGTGCGCACGTGACGGCCGTACTCGGCCGGGACGCCGTGTCCGCGCTCGATGCCGACCGCAGCACCTTCCAGGACCTGGGATTCGATTCATTGGGTGCGGTCGAGCTGCGCAACCGGGTCAAAGCGGATACCGGCTTGGCGCTGGCGGCCACCGTGGTTTTCGACTACCCCACACCCGCCGCGCTGGCCGAGTATCTCCGCGAACAACTCTCGGACGGGCCCGCGGAAAAGCTTGTTCGTTCGATCGACGCGGTATTCGAGGATTTGGAATCCGCCCTCGCGACCGGAAATTGGGTCGAGGAGGAAAAGGCCCGGATCGTGGCTCGGTTGCAGTCCATTGCGACCAGTTGGGCAGCTCGAATCGACACCGCTGGTGTCCATCGCGACGACGATGTGGCAAACGCCGACGAAGCAGAGCTTTTCGCGATTCTCGACAGCGAACTAGAAGCCTGA